The Meriones unguiculatus strain TT.TT164.6M chromosome 9, Bangor_MerUng_6.1, whole genome shotgun sequence genome window below encodes:
- the LOC110540640 gene encoding olfactory receptor 4K2-like has product MERINHSRVSEFVLLGLTDSPELQIFFFVAFSVFYLVTMLGNCLILFTVLSSSRLHAPMFFLLSNLSLIDICLSSFATPKMIIDFFAHHKTISFEGCISQIFLLHLFTGTEIVLLISMSFDRYIAICKPLYYSTIMSQKVCVGLVVTSWMVGFLHTMSQLVFILYLPFCGPNVLDSFFCDLPLVIQLACIDTYVLGIFMVSTSGVIALVSFLLLLISYIVVLVTIRNHSSIGASKALSTCTSHFIVVLMFFGPCIFIYVWPFTNFLMDKVLSVFYTICTPFLNPLIYTLRNQEVRTAVKKKISNQHFTFRKIIPHYTVKGLE; this is encoded by the coding sequence ATGGAGAGGATTAACCATTCCAGAGTATCAGAATTCGTGTTACTTGGACTTACTGATTCTCCTGAGCTTCAGATATTCTTCTTTGTGGCATTTTCCGTTTTCTACTTAGTGACAATGCTTGGGAATTGCCTAATTCTGTtcactgtcctctccagctcacgTCTCCATGCCCCTATGTTCTTCCTTCTCAGCAACCTTTCTCTCATTGACATATGCCTCTCCTCCTTTGCAACACCAAAGATGATTATAGACTTCTTTGCTCACCACAAGACCATCTCTTTTGAGGGGTGCATTTCTCAAATCTTCCTTTTGCATCTTTTCACTGGAACTGAAATTGTACTGCTGATTTCCATGTCTTTTGACAGGTATATTGCCATATGTAAACCTCTCTACTATTCAACAATTATGAGCCAAAAAGTGTGTGTTGGACTTGTGGTAACTTCTTGGATGGTAGGCTTCCTACATACAATGAGTCAGCTAGTTTTTATCCTCTATTTACCCTTCTGTGGTCCAAATGTACTAGACAGTTTCTTCTGTGACCTTCCTTTGGTCATCCAACTGGCTTGTATAGATACATATGTCCTTGGTATCTTCATGGTCTCAACCAGTGGTGTTATTGCTCTTGTAAGTTTTCTGCTTTTGCTCATTTCCTACATTGTGGTGCTTGTCACTATCAGGAACCACTCCTCAATTGGGGCATCAAAGGCTCTTTCCACCTGCACTTCGCATTTCATAGTTGTGCTAATGTTCTTTGGACCATgcattttcatttatgtgtggCCTTTCACAAACTTTCTGATGGACAAAGTTCTCTCTGTCTTCTATACCATATGCACCCCTTTTCTGAATCCACTAATCTATACTTTGAGAAATCAAGAAGTAAGAACGGCAGTgaagaagaaaataagtaacCAACATTTCACTTTTAGGAAAATAATTCCACATTATACAGTGAAAGGGCTAGAGTAA